The following are encoded in a window of uncultured Pseudomonas sp. genomic DNA:
- a CDS encoding SEC-C metal-binding domain-containing protein, which yields MTQQDHVHGPDCNHDHAHSHDHSHDHGHVHGPDCNHGHQEPVRNALKDVGRNDPCPCGSQKKFKKCHGA from the coding sequence ATGACCCAGCAAGATCACGTTCACGGCCCTGACTGCAACCACGACCACGCTCATAGCCACGACCACAGCCATGATCATGGCCATGTACATGGGCCAGATTGTAATCACGGCCATCAAGAGCCTGTGCGCAACGCCCTGAAAGACGTTGGCCGCAACGACCCCTGCCCGTGCGGCAGCCAGAAGAAATTCAAAAAATGCCACGGCGCATAG
- a CDS encoding DUF2489 domain-containing protein, which translates to MNDLTLLALSAGAVLISALALYALLLWRRVWSKEKAQAEALNTQRERIADDLHILASSLLDGQLPLIEGAIRIKVLLDNYDSSLSQNQRCEVFHQLFAETAQVPTHAEWKALEKSVRRQHEQHFSELELQHKAAARAAARWLLDEALPIRQSA; encoded by the coding sequence ATGAACGACCTCACCCTGCTCGCACTGAGCGCCGGTGCCGTGCTGATTAGCGCACTGGCGCTTTACGCCCTGCTGCTATGGCGCCGCGTATGGAGCAAGGAAAAAGCACAGGCCGAAGCGCTCAATACGCAACGCGAGCGAATCGCCGATGATTTACACATTCTCGCCAGCAGCTTGCTTGATGGCCAGCTGCCGCTGATCGAGGGTGCGATTCGGATCAAGGTGCTGCTGGATAACTACGACAGCAGTCTCAGTCAGAATCAGCGCTGTGAGGTTTTTCACCAGTTGTTTGCGGAAACCGCCCAAGTGCCCACCCACGCGGAGTGGAAGGCTTTGGAGAAAAGCGTGCGCCGCCAGCATGAGCAGCACTTCAGTGAGCTGGAGTTGCAGCACAAGGCAGCCGCCCGCGCTGCTGCCCGCTGGCTGCTCGATGAAGCCCTGCCAATCCGCCAAAGCGCCTGA
- a CDS encoding penicillin acylase family protein, whose protein sequence is MLARALRPMAHLSLAAVLTAVVALSGCQSLLHSRYSDSVPPDQGIVRVKGLAQSVVIRRNPLGMPLIETTTFHDALFALGYVHASDRLSQMVGLRLLAEGRLAEMAGPGVLEIDRFMRAVNLKKSAEVLYSNASPRIKRFFEVYARGVNAYLFRYRDKLPMDLAESSYRPAYWKAEDSALVFCLLNFGLSVNLQEEIAALLLAQKVGSEQLAWLLPTYPDEPLPLEEAAKLKGLNLNGQLAGLSEISAAVSQFADAHMLGVAASNNWAFAPQRTRSGKSLLANDTHMPLSMPSVWNFVQIRSPKYQAAGVSIAGVPAVVAGFNGKLGWGMTMVMGDNQDLFLEQVRRQNGRLHYLADGKWLPAQERQETFFIKGQRPIRESIFETRHGPLLNSVLGERKHMLQPMQLSSGYGLALKTSQLEADQTLDAFFDLSRAQSVEQAFDATREIRAMPLNMVFADAQHIGWQVTGRFPNRREGLGLMPSPGWNSQYEWDGFADPMLHPYDQDPAQGWLGTANQRTVPRGYGMQLSNSWFYPERAERIAALAATGKHDTQSTIAMQYDQSSPFVAKLQSMFSAPGMAEGLKAAIDALPPADRSKAREAHNRLMKFDGKMLATSADAALYSALLYQSARETFLDELGPDTTPAWKALVETANNSYSAQADHLLGREDSPFWNDRRTAQQEDKPAILARSLAGAVALLESKLGNERSAWQWGKLHTYNWTTETSQLAPYMSASQRSSINAIKGYLDRGPYPAGGDHSTLNVAAYNWGENFDTWLIPAMRIVVDFGRKEPLIGLNSSGQSGNPASKHYADGIDAWLKGGYMSFPLQPQNLDKVYGNQRLLLMPAN, encoded by the coding sequence ATGTTAGCGCGCGCGTTACGCCCCATGGCCCACCTCAGCCTCGCCGCCGTACTAACGGCAGTCGTAGCGCTGAGTGGCTGCCAGTCACTCCTGCACAGCCGCTACAGCGACAGCGTGCCCCCGGATCAAGGCATCGTCCGGGTCAAAGGCCTGGCGCAAAGCGTGGTAATCCGCCGCAACCCGCTGGGTATGCCGCTGATCGAAACCACTACCTTCCATGACGCCCTGTTCGCCCTGGGCTACGTGCATGCCAGCGACCGCCTCAGCCAGATGGTTGGCCTGCGTTTGCTGGCCGAAGGCCGCTTGGCTGAAATGGCCGGTCCTGGTGTATTGGAAATTGACCGTTTCATGCGCGCGGTCAACCTCAAGAAAAGCGCCGAGGTGCTCTACAGCAACGCCTCGCCGCGGATCAAACGCTTCTTCGAGGTCTACGCACGCGGGGTTAACGCCTACCTGTTCCGCTACCGCGACAAGCTACCGATGGACCTGGCCGAGTCCAGCTACCGCCCGGCGTACTGGAAAGCCGAAGACTCGGCGCTAGTGTTCTGCCTGCTGAATTTCGGTCTATCGGTGAACCTGCAGGAAGAAATCGCCGCACTGCTACTCGCGCAAAAAGTCGGCAGCGAGCAACTCGCCTGGCTGCTACCGACCTACCCCGACGAACCCTTGCCACTTGAGGAAGCCGCCAAGCTCAAGGGGCTCAACCTTAATGGCCAACTGGCCGGCTTGAGCGAGATCAGCGCGGCTGTCAGCCAATTTGCCGACGCGCATATGCTCGGTGTTGCGGCGTCCAACAACTGGGCCTTCGCCCCACAACGCACGCGCAGCGGCAAAAGCCTGCTGGCCAACGACACCCACATGCCACTGTCGATGCCGTCAGTGTGGAATTTCGTGCAAATCCGCTCGCCCAAATACCAGGCTGCGGGCGTATCAATTGCCGGCGTGCCCGCCGTGGTGGCCGGTTTCAACGGCAAGCTGGGCTGGGGCATGACCATGGTCATGGGCGACAATCAGGACCTATTCCTTGAGCAGGTCAGACGCCAGAATGGCCGCCTGCACTACCTGGCCGACGGCAAATGGCTGCCCGCACAAGAGCGCCAGGAGACCTTCTTCATCAAGGGGCAACGGCCAATCCGCGAGAGCATTTTCGAAACCCGCCACGGCCCGCTGTTGAACTCGGTACTGGGCGAGCGCAAACATATGCTGCAGCCCATGCAACTGAGCAGCGGCTATGGCCTGGCACTGAAAACCAGCCAACTCGAAGCCGACCAGACCCTCGATGCCTTCTTCGACTTGTCGCGCGCGCAGTCGGTCGAACAGGCCTTTGATGCCACCCGTGAAATCCGCGCCATGCCGCTGAATATGGTGTTTGCCGATGCCCAACATATCGGCTGGCAAGTTACCGGGCGCTTCCCCAATCGCCGCGAGGGCTTAGGCCTGATGCCTTCCCCCGGCTGGAATAGCCAGTACGAGTGGGATGGTTTCGCCGACCCCATGCTGCACCCCTACGATCAAGACCCCGCGCAAGGCTGGCTAGGCACCGCCAACCAACGCACGGTACCGCGTGGCTATGGCATGCAGCTGTCCAACTCCTGGTTCTACCCCGAGCGCGCCGAACGCATTGCCGCGCTGGCTGCAACAGGCAAACATGACACCCAGAGCACGATCGCCATGCAATACGATCAGTCCTCGCCTTTTGTCGCCAAGCTGCAGAGCATGTTCAGCGCCCCCGGCATGGCCGAAGGCCTGAAAGCCGCCATTGACGCCCTGCCGCCCGCAGACCGCAGCAAAGCCCGCGAAGCGCATAACAGGCTGATGAAGTTCGACGGCAAGATGCTCGCCACCTCGGCAGACGCTGCGCTGTACAGCGCCCTCCTCTACCAGAGCGCGCGGGAAACCTTCCTCGACGAGCTTGGCCCGGACACTACTCCAGCCTGGAAAGCCCTGGTCGAAACCGCCAACAACTCCTACTCGGCCCAGGCTGATCACTTACTGGGCCGCGAAGACAGCCCGTTCTGGAATGACCGCCGCACCGCGCAGCAAGAAGACAAACCAGCCATTCTGGCGCGCAGCCTGGCAGGTGCAGTTGCATTACTGGAAAGCAAGCTGGGCAATGAGCGTAGCGCCTGGCAGTGGGGCAAGCTGCACACCTACAACTGGACCACCGAGACCAGCCAACTGGCGCCGTACATGAGCGCCAGCCAGCGCAGCAGCATCAATGCCATCAAGGGCTATCTGGATCGCGGCCCTTATCCGGCAGGCGGCGACCACAGCACGCTGAACGTGGCGGCTTACAACTGGGGCGAGAACTTCGACACCTGGCTGATTCCCGCCATGCGTATCGTCGTCGACTTCGGCCGCAAGGAGCCGCTGATCGGCCTCAACAGCTCAGGCCAGTCCGGCAACCCTGCCAGCAAACACTACGCCGACGGTATCGATGCCTGGCTCAAGGGCGGTTATATGAGTTTCCCTTTACAGCCGCAGAACCTCGATAAGGTGTACGGCAACCAGCGCCTGCTGCTGATGCCGGCGAACTAA